One Microtus pennsylvanicus isolate mMicPen1 chromosome 3, mMicPen1.hap1, whole genome shotgun sequence DNA window includes the following coding sequences:
- the Tlr9 gene encoding toll-like receptor 9 produces the protein MVLCLRTLHPLSLLVQAAVLAEALALGTLPAFLPCELKPHGLVDCNWLFLKSVPRFSAATPRSNITNLSLISNRIHHLHNFDFVHLPNLRKLNLKWNCPPTGLSPMHFPCRMTIQPNTFKAVRTLEDLNLSYNGITTVPPLPSSLMNLSLSHTNILVLDSDSFTGLHSLRFLFMDGNCYYKNPCRGAVEVKPGALLGLSNLTHLSLKYNNLTKVPHQLPPSLEYLLVSYNHIVKLAPEDLANLTSLRVLDVGGNCRRCDHAFNPCIECKQESLLLHPETFHHLSHLEGLVLKDNSLHMLNPSWFHGLANLSVLDLSENFLYECITKTTAFQNLTSLRKLDLSFNYCKKVSFAKLHLAKSFASLVSLQELNLNGIFFRLLNQYTLRWLTPLRNLHTLHLQMNFINQAQLSIFGTFPSLRLVDLSDNRISGSLIMSAVTPKEADDGAQESLWSGVLASAPLSTPDHKNTMVRCRNLPFTLDLSRNNLVAIHPEMFANLSHLQCLSLSHNCIAQAVNGSQFLPLTKLKVLDLSHNKLDLYHGRSFTELPQLQALDLSYNNQPFSMKGIGHNFSFVTHLSTLRYLSLAHNDIHSRVSSHLRSASLVSLDFSGNSVGLMWGEGDLYLQFFQGLRVLSKLDLSQNRLHILLPQNLANLPKSLKDLNLRDNYLSFFNWSSLAFLPNLKVLDLAGNQLKALANGTLPYGTRLQKLDVSSNSIVSVVPAFFALALNLKEVNLSDNILMTVDRSWFGPIVVNLTMLDVRSNPLHCACGAAFVDFLLEVQTKVPGLPNQVKCGSPGQLQGRSIFAQDLRLCLDEVLSLDCFGISLLAVSVGMAVPLLQHLCGWDVWYCFHLCLAWLPLLARSRRGAQALPYDAFVVFDKAQNAVADWVYNELRVRLEERRGRRALRLCLEDRDWLPGQTLFENLWASIYGSRKTLFVLAHTDRVSGLLRTSFLLAQQRLLEDRKDVVVLVILRPDAHRSRYVRLRQRLCRQSVLFWPQQPSGQGSFWAQLSTALTRDNRHFYNQNFCRGPTAE, from the exons ATG GTTCTCTGCCTCAGGACCCTGCACCCCTTGTCTCTCCTGGTGCAAGCCGCAGTGCTGGCCGAGGCTCTGGCCCTGGgcaccctgcctgccttcctgccctgTGAGCTGAAGCCTCATGGCCTGGTAGACTGCAACTGGCTCTTCCTGAAATCTGTGCCCCGCTTCTCTGCAGCAACACCCCGTTCCAATATCACCAACCTCTCCTTGATCTCCAACCGCATCCACCACCTGCATAACTTTGACTTCGTTCACTTGCCCAACCTGCGGAAACTGAACCTCAAATGGAACTGCCCGCCCACTGGCCTCAGCCCCATGCACTTCCCTTGTCGCATGACCATCCAGCCCAACACCTTCAAGGCTGTGCGTACCCTGGAAGACCTGAACCTGAGTTACAATGGGATCACCACTGTacccccactgcccagctccctaATGAACCTGAGCCTGAGCCACACCAACATCCTGGTACTCGATTCTGACAGCTTCACTGGCCTGCACAGCCTGCGCTTTCTCTTCATGGATGGGAACTGTTACTACAAGAACCCCTGCCGTGGGGCAGTGGAGGTAAAGCCAGGGGCTCTCCTGGGCCTGAGCAACCTCACCCATTTGTCTCTCAAGTATAACAACCTCACGAAGGTGCCCCACCAACTGCCCCCCAGCTTGGAGTACCTACTGGTGTCCTATAACCACATCGTCAAGCTGGCACCTGAAGACCTAGCCAACCTGACCTCCCTGAGAGTACTTGACGTGGGTGGGAACTGCCGCCGCTGCGACCATGCCTTCAACCCCTGCATAGAATGCAAGCAAGAGTCCCTCTTGCTGCACCCCGAGACCTTCCATCACCTGAGCCACCTCGAAGGCCTGGTGCTGAAGGACAATTCTCTCCACATGCTGAACCCCTCCTGGTTCCACGGCCTGGCCAACCTTTCAGTGCTGGACCTGAGTGAGAACTTTCTCTATGAGTGCATTACCAAAACCACCGCCTTTCAGAACCTGACAAGCCTGCGCAAGCTCGACCTGTCCTTCAATTACTGCAAGAAGGTATCATTTGCCAAGCTCCACTTGGCAAAGTCTTTCGCGAGCCTGGTGTCCCTGCAAGAGCTGAACTTGAACGGCATCTTCTTCCGCTTGCTCAACCAGTACACGCTCAGGTGGCTGACCCCTCTGCGCAACCTCCACACTCTGCATCTTCAAATGAACTTCATCAACCAGGCCCAGCTCAGCATCTTTGGTACCTTCCCAAGCCTTCGCCTTGTGGACCTGTCAGACAACCGCATTAGTGGGTCTTTGATAATGTCAGCAGTCACCCCCAAAGAGGCAGATGATGGGGCGCAGGAGAGTCTGTGGTCTGGGGTTCTCGCTTCAGCTCCACTGAGCACCCCTGACCATAAGAACACCATGGTCAGATGCAGGAACCTCCCGTTCACCTTGGATCTGTCTCGGAACAACCTGGTGGCAATCCACCCAGAGATGTTCGCCAACCTCTCACACCTCCAGTGCCTAAGCCTGAGCCACAACTGCATTGCACAGGCTGTCAACGGCTCTCAGTTCCTGCCACTGACCAAACTGAAGGTGCTGGACCTGTCCCATAACAAGCTGGACTTGTACCATGGTCGCTCTTTCACTGAGCTCCCACAATTGCAGGCCCTGGACCTGAGCTACAACAACCAGCCCTTCAGCATGAAGGGTATCGGTCACAATTTTAGTTTTGTAACCCATCTGTCCACGCTGCGATACCTCAGCCTGGCACACAATGACATTCACAGCCGTGTGTCCTCACATCTTCGCAGTGCCTCATTGGTATCCCTGGACTTCAGTGGCAATTCTGTAGGCCTCATGTGGGGTGAGGGGGACCTTTATCTCCAGTTCTTCCAGGGTCTGAGAGTCTTGAGCAAACTGGACCTGTCTCAGAATCGCCTGCATATTCTCCTGCCCCAGAACCTTGCCAACCTCCCAAAGAGCCTGAAGGATCTGAATCTCCGTGACAATTACCTGTCTTTCTTTAACTGGAGCAGTCTGGCCTTCCTGCCCAACCTAAAAGTCCTGGACCTGGCGGGAAACCAACTAAAGGCCCTGGCCAACGGCACTCTGCCTTATGGCACCCGGCTCCAGAAACTGGACGTCAGTAGCAATAGTATTGTCTCTGTGGTCCCAGCCTTCTTTGCCCTGGCCTTAAATCTGAAAGAGGTCAACCTCAGCGACAATATCCTCATGACAGTGGATCGCTCCTGGTTTGGGCCCATAGTGGTGAACCTGACCATGCTAGACGTGAGAAGTAACCCTCTGCACTGTGCCTGTGGGGCGGCCTTCGTGGACTTCCTGCTGGAGGTGCAGACCAAGGTGCCTGGCCTGCCCAACCAAGTGAAGTGTGGCAGTCCTGGCCAGCTGCAGGGCCGGAGCATCTTCGCGCAGGACCTGCGGTTATGCCTGGATGAGGTTCTCTCCTTGGACTGCTTTGGCATTTCACTATTGGCCGTGTCTGTGGGCATGGCAGTACCATTACTACAACATCTCTGCGGCTGGGACGTCTGGTACTGCTTCCATCTGTGCCTGGCATGGCTACCTTTGCTGGCCCGGAGCCGGCGGGGAGCCCAAGCCCTGCCCTACGATGCCTTTGTAGTGTTCGATAAGGCGCAGAACGCGGTTGCCGACTGGGTGTATAATGAACTGCGGGTGCGGCTGGAGGAGCGGCGCGGGCGCCGAGCCCTGCGCCTGTGCCTCGAGGACAGAGATTGGCTGCCCGGCCAGACACTCTTCGAGAATCTCTGGGCCTCCATCTATGGCAGCCGCAAGACACTCTTTGTGCTGGCCCACACGGACCGGGTCAGCGGCCTCTTGCGCACCAGCTTCCTGCTGGCTCAACAGCGCTTGCTGGAGGACCGCAAGGATGTAGTGGTGTTGGTGATCCTGCGTCCTGATGCCCACCGCTCCCGCTACGTGCGCCTGCGCCAGCGCCTCTGCCGCCAGAGTGTGCTCTTCTGGCCCCAGCAGCCCAGCGGGCAGGGCAGCTTCTGGGCCCAACTGAGCACAGCCCTGACTAGGGACAACCGCCACTTCTATAACCAAAACTTCTGCCGAGGACCCACAGCAGAGTAG
- the Twf2 gene encoding twinfilin-2 yields MAHQTGIHATEELKEFFAKARAGSVRLIKVIIEDEQLVLGASQEPVGRWDQDYDRAVLPLLDAQEPCYLLFRLDSQNAQGFEWLFLAWSPDNSPVRLKMLYAATRATVKKEFGGGHIKDELFGTVKDDLSLAGYQKHLSSCAAPAPLTSAERELQQIRINEVKTEISVESKHQTLQGLAFPLQPEAQRALQQLKQKTVNYIQLKLDLERETIELVHTEPTSVAQLPSRVPRDAARYHFFLYKHTHEGDSLESVVFIYSMPGYKCSIKERMLYSSCKSRLLDSVEQDFQLEIAKKIEIGDGAELTAEFLYDEVHPKQHAFKQAFAKPKGPGGKRGHKRLIRGPGENGDDS; encoded by the exons AGCAGCTCGTGCTGGGTGCCTCGCAGGAGCCAGTGGGACGCTGGGACCAAGACTACGACAGGGCTGTGCTGCCGCTGCTAGATGCCCAGGAGCCCTGCTACCTCCTCTTCCGCCTTGACTCTCAGAATGCCCAGGGTTTCGAGTGGCTCTTCCTGGCTTGGTCACCTGATAATTCTCCT GTGCGGCTGAAGATGTTGTATGCAGCCACGCGAGCCACAGTGAAGAAGGAGTTTGGAGGCGGCCACATCAAGGATGAACTCTTCGGGACAGTAAAG GACGACCTCTCCTTAGCTGGGTACCAGAAGCACCTGTCATCCTGTGCCGCACCTGCCCCACTGACATCGGCTGAGAGAGAACTCCAGCAGATCCGCATCAACGAG GTGAAAACCGAAATCAGTGTGGAAAGCAAGCACCAgaccctgcagggcctggccttCCCCCTGCAGCCCGAGGCCCAGCGGGCACTCCAGCAACTCAAGCAGAAGACAGTCAACTATATCCAGCTG AAGCTGGACCTGGAACGGGAGACGATCGAGCTGGTACACACAGAGCCCACAAGTGTGGCCCAGCTGCCCTCCCGGGTTCCCCGAGATGCTGCCCGCTACCACTTCTTCCTGTATAAGCATACCCATGAGGGTGACTCCCTTGAATCTGTGG TGTTCATCTACTCCATGCCGGGATACAAGTGCAGCATTAAGGAGCGCATGCTCTACTCCAGCTGCAAGAGCCGCCTCCTTGACTCTGTAGAGCAAGACTTCCAGCTGGAGATAGCGAAGAAG ATCGAGATTGGTGATGGGGCAGAGCTGACGGCCGAGTTCCTCTACGACGAGGTGCACCCCAAGCAGCATGCCTTCAAGCAGGCCTTCGCCAAGCCCAAGGGCCCTGGGGGCAAGCGGGGTCATAAGCGCCTCATCCGGGGCCCCGGCGAGAATGGAGATGACAGCTAG